The Longimicrobiales bacterium genome has a segment encoding these proteins:
- a CDS encoding NAD-dependent epimerase/dehydratase family protein translates to MDTNRRDFIRGSALAGSAMALGLGGELRGLGAENPEALLDSRRRPTERPPHPLRILILGGTSFLGPHQIRYALDRGHSVSTFTRGQTESTIYKRMYDDVEQLVGDRSGDHSALSGRSWDIVIDNSGRQVEWTRHAAELLRDTVDMYVYTSSTGVYLPYYGTDLKEDRDVLFEDPSEVPEDQRPTYGVMKALSERAAREVFGEDRTIVVRPTYIVGPADQQVTRFPYWPERLRRGGAVMIPGKADDRVQYIDVRDLTEWMIRLAETRTAGTFNVAGPGSSLGMHEFVHGMHAVTNSEVEWVTIDDYEFLEEHRVSAVLPWLMPVREYEGSARINIDRAKANGLTFRPLAESTQDVLEWWDSDAVTDEQRASVIDNPRSLMQREPEIVAAWKARGGR, encoded by the coding sequence ATGGATACGAACAGGCGCGATTTCATCCGAGGTTCGGCCCTGGCCGGTAGCGCAATGGCACTCGGTCTAGGCGGGGAGCTGCGAGGTCTAGGTGCGGAAAACCCAGAGGCCCTCCTCGACTCCCGCCGCCGCCCTACGGAGCGCCCCCCCCACCCGCTGCGAATCCTGATTCTAGGCGGGACGTCCTTCTTGGGCCCTCACCAAATTCGCTACGCTCTCGATCGGGGCCATTCGGTCAGCACGTTCACTCGTGGCCAGACCGAATCCACGATCTACAAGCGGATGTACGACGATGTCGAGCAGTTGGTCGGAGACCGCTCAGGTGACCACTCCGCTCTCTCCGGGCGTAGCTGGGACATCGTGATCGACAACTCGGGACGACAGGTCGAGTGGACGCGCCATGCCGCGGAGCTCCTCCGCGACACGGTAGACATGTATGTCTACACGTCGTCGACTGGGGTCTACCTGCCTTACTACGGCACCGATCTCAAGGAGGACCGTGACGTCTTGTTCGAAGATCCTTCAGAAGTGCCCGAGGACCAACGGCCGACGTACGGAGTCATGAAGGCGTTGTCGGAGCGTGCGGCGCGCGAGGTGTTTGGAGAAGACCGCACGATCGTCGTGCGCCCTACCTACATCGTGGGGCCGGCCGATCAACAGGTGACCCGCTTCCCGTACTGGCCCGAGCGACTTCGAAGGGGCGGCGCGGTAATGATTCCGGGCAAGGCCGACGATCGAGTCCAATACATCGATGTGCGGGACCTCACGGAGTGGATGATTCGCCTCGCCGAGACGAGGACCGCGGGGACGTTCAATGTGGCCGGCCCTGGCTCCTCACTGGGAATGCACGAATTCGTGCACGGTATGCACGCGGTCACGAACTCCGAGGTCGAGTGGGTCACGATCGACGATTACGAATTTCTCGAGGAGCATCGAGTCAGCGCCGTCCTGCCCTGGCTGATGCCGGTCCGCGAGTACGAGGGCTCGGCGCGGATCAACATCGACCGCGCGAAGGCGAACGGTTTGACGTTCCGACCGCTCGCGGAGAGCACGCAAGACGTGCTGGAATGGTGGGACTCCGACGCAGTAACTGACGAACAGAGAGCCAGCGTGATCGACAACCCTCGCAGCTTGATGCAGCGAGAGCCCGAGATCGTGGCGGCTTGGAAAGCGAGAGGTGGACGATGA
- a CDS encoding multicopper oxidase family protein, producing MSLRSNPLSASPWLATALLAAGHLHASGQIPDVSSICSDRPPATGESLFSADRAVPERTGSDAARPASDLYCIDLFSTTRGGQAAGVIELRKPWSPFGVTVTAEGRHRHDLKAWIARLPDPSSLGPYTTYVAWATPLALDPVVKLGEVTNGLNNLGEVAFNKYLVWVTAEASADVVERSGPLIIRGRSPSSRMEAHDLLALAPSAEMGVPEMTGHASDWAMPPMYAGVPMLPGVMQSLPVVTPFRPAVDVNTLPAARPRDIVTLPDGGTLDLTAGFVRKSVAGRDLVMMAFNEQIPGPLIEVREASTIFVNFTNDTPLPAAVHWHGLRLDNRYDGVPGVTQDPVQPGKSFRYTIHFPDPGIYWYHPHHREDVSQELGLAGNMLVEPLASDYYNAVDHEEVVMLDDLLLGADDVVPFGEESANYMLMGRFGNVFLTNGEPEYGLDVDAGDVVRFHFTNASNTRTFNVAFRPTDDPNGEPLPIKVIGSDVGRFERESMSESVTLAPAERYVVEVLFPEGGAYAMTNRVQGINHRQGLFLEESAVLGRIAVSGATSESASGHAHDFESLRIHDAVVEDIDRYRPLFARPADHELVLTLEVDNLPMAIEQSMNLDWIYFNPVEWSGTMPVMNWATSGAEVQWLLRDPRTGAENDAIDWAFKVGDVVKVRVTNDRAAFHSMQHPLHIHGQRFLVLEQNGVPNENMVWKDTVLLPTGSTTDILLELSNPGRWMVHCHIAEHLESGMKFVFDVEGN from the coding sequence ATGTCGTTGCGATCAAATCCTCTCTCCGCGAGCCCCTGGCTTGCCACGGCACTCCTTGCCGCGGGGCACCTCCACGCTTCCGGGCAGATTCCCGACGTCTCGTCGATCTGTTCTGACCGCCCGCCCGCCACCGGGGAGTCGCTCTTCTCCGCCGACCGAGCAGTGCCAGAGCGCACCGGGTCAGATGCGGCCCGCCCGGCGTCCGACCTCTACTGCATCGACCTCTTCTCGACGACCCGAGGAGGACAAGCTGCCGGAGTCATCGAGCTTCGAAAGCCCTGGTCTCCATTTGGGGTCACGGTCACGGCCGAAGGGAGACATCGGCACGATTTGAAAGCATGGATCGCTCGACTGCCTGACCCCTCGTCCCTCGGGCCCTACACGACCTACGTGGCCTGGGCGACACCCCTCGCGCTCGATCCCGTGGTCAAACTCGGCGAGGTAACGAACGGTCTGAACAACCTCGGTGAAGTGGCGTTCAACAAGTACCTGGTCTGGGTGACTGCGGAAGCGTCCGCCGACGTCGTAGAGCGGAGCGGGCCGCTGATCATCCGAGGGCGCTCCCCGTCGAGCCGCATGGAAGCGCATGACCTCCTTGCCCTGGCACCGTCGGCAGAGATGGGTGTGCCCGAGATGACGGGCCATGCGAGCGACTGGGCGATGCCCCCGATGTATGCCGGCGTCCCGATGCTGCCAGGGGTGATGCAGTCGCTGCCCGTCGTTACGCCATTCCGGCCTGCGGTGGATGTGAACACGCTCCCCGCTGCCCGGCCTCGCGACATCGTGACGCTGCCCGATGGGGGCACGCTGGACCTGACCGCCGGCTTCGTCCGGAAATCGGTGGCCGGTCGGGACCTCGTGATGATGGCATTCAACGAGCAGATCCCGGGGCCGCTGATCGAGGTCAGGGAAGCCTCGACGATCTTCGTGAACTTCACGAACGACACGCCGCTTCCGGCGGCCGTCCACTGGCACGGTCTGCGGCTCGACAATCGCTACGACGGAGTCCCGGGGGTCACTCAGGACCCAGTACAGCCAGGCAAAAGCTTCCGGTACACGATCCACTTTCCCGATCCCGGGATTTACTGGTACCACCCGCACCATCGCGAAGATGTGTCTCAGGAGTTGGGACTCGCGGGCAACATGCTCGTCGAACCGCTGGCCTCGGACTACTACAACGCGGTCGACCACGAAGAGGTCGTCATGTTGGACGACCTCCTGCTCGGCGCTGATGATGTGGTTCCGTTCGGAGAGGAGTCTGCGAACTACATGCTCATGGGACGCTTCGGGAACGTCTTCCTCACGAACGGTGAGCCGGAGTACGGACTCGACGTGGATGCCGGCGACGTCGTCCGATTCCATTTCACGAACGCATCCAACACCCGCACCTTCAACGTCGCGTTCCGCCCCACGGACGACCCCAATGGCGAGCCGCTGCCGATCAAGGTCATCGGATCGGACGTGGGCAGATTCGAGCGCGAGTCGATGTCGGAGAGCGTCACTCTGGCCCCCGCTGAGCGGTATGTCGTCGAGGTACTGTTCCCCGAGGGCGGAGCTTACGCGATGACCAACCGGGTGCAGGGCATCAACCACCGTCAGGGACTCTTCCTGGAGGAGTCGGCCGTGCTGGGCCGGATCGCGGTTTCGGGTGCCACCTCTGAGAGCGCCTCAGGTCACGCTCATGACTTCGAGTCCCTTCGGATCCATGACGCGGTCGTCGAGGATATCGACCGCTATCGCCCGCTCTTCGCCCGACCCGCCGACCACGAGCTCGTCCTTACACTCGAGGTCGACAACCTGCCGATGGCAATCGAACAGTCCATGAACCTCGACTGGATCTACTTCAACCCCGTCGAATGGAGCGGCACGATGCCCGTCATGAACTGGGCAACGAGCGGGGCCGAGGTCCAGTGGCTTCTGCGGGATCCCCGAACCGGAGCGGAGAACGACGCGATCGACTGGGCGTTCAAGGTCGGAGACGTGGTGAAGGTGCGAGTCACCAACGACCGGGCCGCGTTCCACTCTATGCAGCATCCCCTGCACATCCACGGACAGCGCTTTCTTGTTCTCGAACAGAACGGTGTGCCGAACGAGAACATGGTTTGGAAGGACACTGTCCTGTTGCCGACGGGGTCTACAACCGACATCCTCCTCGAGCTGTCCAATCCGGGGCGATGGATGGTGCACTGCCACATCGCCGAGCATCTCGAATCCGGAATGAAATTCGTCTTCGACGTCGAAGGAAACTGA
- a CDS encoding NAD-dependent epimerase/dehydratase family protein, giving the protein MTPTRREFLKKTGAVAAGLAVAGASACSPEAEDGPGAASAPAPKRILILGGTGFIGPNMVRYAVERGHEVTIFTRGRNEVDLPDAVERLVGDRNDDHTALEGRTWDVVLDNNAQDYRWVQKSTELLKDAASHYIFVSSISAYELEGFGWDFKDRVLMEPIVGEDYKRISPPEGWADGDDADYGLMKSLSEDIAHAAFPGRTAVVRPGLIVGPGDRTDRFTYWPVRIDEGGEVLAPGNPQHANQIIDQRDLTEWIVRMAENATTGDFNGVGPGHRLTMGEMLAEIGTVASNPFELTWVPEDFLEQHEVRPWSDLPAWIPGDALMFVAYQKSVDAGLTFRALAQTSRDVLEWDKGRPAAERVDRSFGWSREREREVLDAWHAAGP; this is encoded by the coding sequence ATGACCCCGACACGCAGAGAATTCCTGAAGAAGACCGGCGCGGTAGCGGCCGGCCTCGCCGTAGCTGGAGCCAGCGCCTGCAGCCCCGAAGCTGAGGATGGCCCGGGCGCGGCGAGCGCTCCGGCACCCAAGCGCATCCTCATCCTGGGGGGTACAGGCTTCATTGGACCGAACATGGTGCGCTACGCGGTGGAGCGGGGTCATGAGGTCACGATCTTCACCCGAGGGCGCAATGAGGTCGATCTGCCGGATGCGGTCGAACGCCTCGTTGGGGACCGCAATGACGACCACACCGCCCTCGAGGGACGGACGTGGGACGTCGTGCTCGACAACAACGCCCAAGACTATCGGTGGGTGCAAAAGAGCACCGAGCTACTGAAGGACGCCGCGTCTCACTACATCTTCGTGTCTTCCATCTCGGCATACGAGCTCGAAGGCTTCGGATGGGACTTCAAGGATCGAGTCCTGATGGAGCCGATCGTGGGCGAGGACTACAAACGGATCTCTCCGCCCGAAGGCTGGGCCGATGGGGACGACGCGGACTACGGCCTCATGAAGTCGCTCAGCGAGGACATCGCCCACGCGGCGTTCCCGGGGCGTACCGCGGTGGTTCGACCGGGGCTGATCGTCGGGCCGGGAGACCGAACCGACCGATTCACTTATTGGCCGGTCCGCATCGACGAGGGTGGAGAGGTCTTAGCCCCCGGAAACCCCCAACACGCCAATCAAATCATCGACCAACGCGACCTCACGGAGTGGATCGTCCGTATGGCAGAGAACGCCACCACGGGCGACTTCAACGGCGTGGGTCCGGGCCATCGCCTAACGATGGGTGAAATGCTCGCGGAAATCGGCACCGTGGCCTCGAACCCTTTCGAGCTGACCTGGGTTCCGGAGGATTTCCTCGAGCAGCACGAGGTCCGGCCGTGGAGCGACCTGCCGGCGTGGATTCCGGGAGACGCCCTGATGTTCGTTGCGTATCAGAAGTCGGTCGACGCTGGCTTGACCTTCCGGGCGTTGGCCCAGACCTCCCGCGATGTGCTCGAGTGGGACAAAGGCCGTCCGGCGGCGGAGCGCGTCGATCGTAGCTTCGGCTGGAGCCGCGAGCGCGAGCGAGAGGTGCTCGACGCGTGGCACGCGGCGGGGCCGTAG
- a CDS encoding outer membrane lipoprotein-sorting protein, translating into MRFSVEIAKGLLPIVRTGLMIAVLLTLTSPLQAQTAREIIDRVDRLMRGESSQRRVSMGIKTEHFTRSLERVVWSLGTECSLVRVEKPAREAGTATLKADQEVWSYLPRVDRTIKVPPSLMMGSWMGSHFTNDDLVKESRIVDDSDCEIAFEGLGDRRHGKLSGGQQQRVSVTNTW; encoded by the coding sequence GTGAGGTTCAGCGTTGAGATAGCTAAGGGCCTTCTGCCCATCGTACGTACCGGCTTGATGATCGCCGTGCTCCTCACCCTCACGTCTCCGCTCCAGGCCCAAACGGCCCGCGAGATCATTGATCGTGTCGACCGTCTCATGCGGGGCGAATCGAGTCAGCGTCGGGTGTCTATGGGGATCAAGACCGAACACTTCACGCGGTCGCTCGAGAGGGTCGTATGGTCACTCGGGACAGAGTGCTCGCTCGTTCGCGTCGAGAAGCCCGCGCGCGAAGCCGGCACCGCAACACTCAAGGCGGATCAGGAGGTCTGGAGCTACCTCCCTCGCGTAGATCGCACCATAAAGGTCCCACCGTCGCTCATGATGGGGTCGTGGATGGGGTCACACTTCACCAACGACGACTTGGTGAAGGAGAGTCGCATCGTGGACGACTCCGACTGCGAGATCGCCTTCGAGGGCCTAGGCGATCGCAGGCATGGAAAGCTGTCAGGCGGCCAGCAACAGCGCGTCTCCGTTACGAACACGTGGTGA
- a CDS encoding amidohydrolase family protein — MKLQTTALSAALACLALAAVGPDQVAAQNFDEFVAVPMGTVALTHAKVIDGTGAPAMMDQTILIEGDRITAIGPSGSVRVPANANIVDLTGQTVIPGLVGLHNHSYYTGGSGRAAQLSFSGSRLYLASGVTTIRTTGAQQPYAELNLKREIDAGNVIGPTMFTTGPYLTGEQVGGGTMTQLSNPEQARRVVRYWAEEGVSWFKAYTWISRAELGAAIDEAHKLGVKVTAHLCSVGYREAVALGIDNVEHGLFANSEYAPNKVEDECPAGFRNSFPDLDVNGAEVQATFRDMIDNGVPMTSTPVVYEISVSGRPPIDERIFDVLAPEIAEEVRAISVARRAGQGAIPPAQYAKAMEYERAFVAAGGLLGAGVDPTGYGAAPPGFGDQRNYELLLEAGFSAPEVIQIMSLNGAKVLGTDGEVGSVATGKIADLVVIDGDLEAVGNLHGTSIVFRHGIGWDSPKLIESIRGVVGIR; from the coding sequence ATGAAACTCCAGACCACAGCCCTCTCTGCGGCACTGGCCTGCCTCGCTCTCGCGGCAGTTGGCCCCGACCAGGTGGCAGCTCAGAATTTCGACGAATTCGTCGCAGTGCCGATGGGCACGGTAGCCCTCACGCATGCGAAGGTCATCGATGGGACCGGTGCCCCCGCGATGATGGACCAGACCATTCTTATTGAGGGTGATCGAATCACGGCCATCGGGCCGTCCGGCTCAGTCCGGGTGCCTGCCAACGCCAATATCGTGGACCTCACGGGCCAGACGGTGATCCCAGGACTCGTCGGGCTGCACAACCACTCGTACTACACGGGTGGAAGCGGCCGCGCGGCGCAGCTCTCCTTCTCAGGCTCACGGCTCTATCTGGCCTCGGGTGTCACGACAATCCGTACCACGGGCGCTCAGCAGCCGTATGCGGAACTGAACCTCAAAAGGGAAATCGACGCGGGCAACGTCATTGGCCCGACGATGTTCACAACGGGCCCATACCTGACCGGTGAGCAGGTCGGTGGTGGAACCATGACCCAGCTCAGCAACCCTGAGCAGGCGCGGCGTGTAGTGCGCTACTGGGCTGAAGAGGGCGTCAGCTGGTTCAAAGCCTATACGTGGATTTCGCGCGCGGAGCTCGGCGCGGCGATCGACGAGGCGCACAAGCTGGGCGTGAAGGTCACGGCTCACCTGTGCTCTGTGGGATACCGCGAGGCCGTCGCGCTTGGCATCGACAACGTCGAACACGGACTGTTCGCGAACAGCGAGTACGCGCCCAACAAGGTCGAGGACGAGTGCCCTGCCGGCTTCCGGAACAGCTTCCCGGATCTCGATGTGAATGGCGCTGAAGTGCAGGCAACGTTCCGGGACATGATCGACAACGGTGTACCCATGACGTCGACGCCAGTGGTCTACGAGATCTCGGTATCTGGCCGCCCTCCCATCGACGAACGCATCTTTGATGTACTCGCACCTGAGATCGCGGAAGAAGTCCGTGCGATCTCCGTAGCACGACGGGCCGGACAAGGAGCGATTCCACCTGCGCAGTACGCAAAGGCAATGGAGTACGAGCGTGCCTTCGTGGCCGCTGGTGGACTTCTGGGGGCCGGCGTAGATCCGACCGGATACGGCGCAGCGCCTCCAGGATTCGGCGACCAGCGGAACTACGAGTTGCTGCTCGAAGCAGGCTTCTCTGCCCCCGAGGTCATCCAGATCATGAGCCTGAACGGGGCCAAGGTTTTGGGGACTGACGGTGAAGTCGGAAGCGTTGCGACTGGCAAGATCGCGGATCTCGTGGTCATCGACGGTGACCTCGAAGCGGTCGGAAATCTCCACGGGACGAGCATCGTGTTCCGACACGGTATCGGCTGGGACTCACCCAAGCTGATCGAGTCGATTCGCGGAGTGGTAGGAATCCGCTGA